From the genome of Magnolia sinica isolate HGM2019 chromosome 12, MsV1, whole genome shotgun sequence:
acatccatcataaactatgatttgcatcttatttatctttcaattagttttatgattagtGATCCTCTATTTTGTTTAGAAGctattagagttactctgaaaaAATCCTGATGCATCTATATttatttaggattagattgataggattttaaataactataaaatattaaaaagtcctatccACCTTCCTCTAGGACGTATTGGcatatttccacttcaactaaagcagtcattaccacaatttcaaacaTTACACACTTTATGCAGACCAATATAAACGTTTTagggaattcaatgtaagggactttaTGATGGTCCGTATTAGGCCAAAGCGGTACCTTCAGGGAACTGTTCGTTAATTAAACGCGCATAgcactggaccattcaaaattataaaataaaatgatgtcagtgtgtatgtggtagatcttccaccctccatgagAATTATTTTCTCATTTAATGTAGAGGATCTAGTTACATTTTAGGGGGCCACTAATGTATTGTCCAGTCTTTCGCCTAACTATCCCGATTCTCTAGACTTTTCTCTTGATCTATGACCCTTTCCTGACCTATCTTTCCAGCCTTTACCTCTTATACCTGCCCGTTCCGACCCATtgttccagcctctacctcccatacctacccttcccgacccatttttccagcctctacctcttatACCTACCCTTACCACACCTAGAGAGGAGATAGacgatattctggaccatcagataatatccatGTCGGATGGCGGAtttcaaaagtacctggttaagtggCAGTCACGGCTAGCTTCAGACAGTATTTGGCTCATTGAGGAAGAGATTCAAAGACTTGATCCTAACATCTTAGAGCAatttaggagttttatttcactagtggcgaaatcttcgtagcaggagagatttgatggggacattacgtgcacacgcacgctctcctatgcacgtacgcaaggaggagggcctcaCCATCAATCTGGATTGATGGCGACGtatagggagggcctcctagtcagaggactgtgttttggttcgttggtgtggacccgatagtcatgtaaatcccaccatgggttctcataatCATGGCCCACTATTCTGATTGATCTAGTACTCTGGGTTttgattattattgttattaggaatatcatggacggtttagattgctttgattagttgttattttttattacttcgtttcgaagtaataggttgcacatatggagcgagttttggggtatatggttttattataaataggcacccattTTAGTCTTTTTTTCTCAATGAAGTCTAATAAAATTCCAACATTTTTCTGCTTCTCTAAAttcctgagttgtggagattcaattgggtgcgaaaccctcccttcctcgaagggctgactagtgtggtgcgaagccacacttaTTCTGATTCGCCCTcacctcttccatccatatttctcttctcctaaaAGCATTCCATCTACAAATCCATTAATATTTACAGGCATTTTTTTCTCTACagtagattttcagaatctggccctgtaggagggctggaacttcggcggagcaccacgcacaaatcgtgtatcagatcgagttgagatttggcaattttggagtccatccctggccaactAGGGTCAAGgtggcatttttctgaatagtgacCCCACATGCATGCGTCTGGGATCACAAGCACGTGCGTTCacgccattgttgttgtccacacgtgcggtacttttCTGGTttgtttctctcctctctttcacccctctttcatcccaaatccttaaccctaacccaaaaTTACCTAAATCCTCAATTTTATgccatttcttcaaccttaggattccccgaattgaaatctatgaaccccttggattgagaaattatttatgtgcatgtgtggatgatttatgtgtatgtgtggatgaatttaccctccctTGATTCTTTTtaggtctataattttgattgatccggctctagcatgtgtaggcctgaatCCATATAAGATTCTCCTTGATTGactgtttgaacttttgtgtaggatgtgcaattttgtgtaattgtttatgaactagtgtgatctaaagcctaaaaatcttgcacatcatacttgaatttcatgtcccgcATCACTTAATACCCATATATTTACTTGAATATGTAAaataagaagttttttttttctatttttcgaGATGAAACGATGATGATTACTGATCGAAGCTAAAAGTTGGTAAGATTGGTAGTGTTAACATTTTCTTGTTAACTAGATTGGTAGTCTCAAAATTTTATTAGGCGGTTTCGTCTTCCTCTATATcaactcaaaaataaaataaaatcaaaccttATAATTTTCAGGCCATTAGAGAATCTTCCAATACCTTTAACTCACAAACAACCTCATGTTGTGTTACTTCAAAAACTAATCTCAAAGTACATGGTTACATGGATGTTGATtgagaagcagtggagattgaatcaaGTCCACTTTATGTTCTTACTAGTAGGAGGAGCCATCCTATTATCACAAAAGAAATTAATTTCTATTGTTCACATGTagatagaatttaaataaattgcaTGTATTGCAACATCTTAGGAAGcaataaatatgaaaatattgtCAACCAACCTATAGGTTTTCACTAGTGCTAGGGAGCTAACACCTATATTATTGCAACAAAGGATGTTAAATTTTATAAGAGGTTAAATCTGTTGGTTTTATATGTGCCCAAAAAGGTCAAATAACCTAGATTTATTATTTGTTGATTGTAACTTGGTCATTATTGATTTTTAATGATGAACACAATAGGGTTATAATTGACCCATTTttgatatatttttatattaattgTGATTTAAAACTTTGATGTATTAATGGGTCATAGGGATTCCTATATATAGAACCCCCTTAATTCCCTGAGAGAGAATGAAGTGGACATAATGGCCTACATGGGCTACAGGAAAGTTGATATGCCGGTATACGGATTGGGTAGGAAGACAAGCATTTAATGATATAGGAAATACCAAATTTCATAGGGTGACCAAAGCATCCAAAAATATGCTCCACCAAAATCCTAAAACTCATCTTATATATAGATCCGTTACACAAGGAGAATATGACAATTAGCGAAAAACATCCCCTCTTTTCCAAGGATTGGACGTCCACACCCTTACATATAGATAGAGAGAggagaaacataaaaagaaaaaggagagatctTCAACTCTCATCTCTTCCCATCTCCTTTATAGTCCACTTGATCACTGGATCTTCTTCTTCAAGCTTTCCTCTACATCACTATAGTGTAAAGATCTGAACTACTCAAATTAGAAATTTGGAATATGATTACATCTATATAGGAAATCCATCACACATCAAAATAAGTTTCTCAAAATTTTTACAATTCCATCTTTCAAAAATTACTACAAAAGCATATCACAAAaagataccattttgttgaggctaGATTATCATCAGTTATGTTCCCACTCATAAGATGCTAGTAGACATTTGACTAAGTAATTAGCGCATGACTTCGAGAGGAATACATTATATTGTCATACATTTATGTATATAACATTCATATTGAATGTTAAATAGGTTTACATGGGTGCCCAACTTGACTTGATTTCTAAACATCTCACAAGTTTTAGATCCAAACCCAATGCAAAACTTTAAGACAGACGTAATCACAAATTAGAAACATATATGTAGAAGTTGTCCTGATggacattttttttaatatacaagCTGAGGTTGAATCATGGTACTCCAGATCCGACCCATTAGAGCATGAGGCTAACCCCTATGCTTGGTCCACTCACCGAGGTTCAAGAGTAGAGATAGTTACATCATTGTTAGAACATATTTTGGCACTTGCAGCAGATTTATCTGATTCAACAGCAGCCCTTGCAAAGAAAAATCCTGGTTGTGTAGGTTGTGGAAGTTTCATAGATTCACTTCCGAGCATGAGAATGACGAAAGATATGGTGGGCCTATCCGCTGCATCTTGTTGAACACATAACAACCCAATGTGGATCCATCTGAACACTTCGCTTGTGGGACATGACTCTGCTAATAAAGGATCAATCAACTCCATTGCTCTTCCATTGCACCACATTTCCCATGCCTATAAAGCCAAACATCATGTAAGAAAATGAAATTAAGGTGGctttaaattttagtttttagGGATAATCTTACATAAATTAGGAGGCTTTGAGCATCTTCAGGGAGATGAGGACTGCGATTCCTTTTTCCGCTTATGATCTCTAGTAGTAAAACTCCAAAGCTGTAGATGTCAGATTTCACAGAGAATAACCCTCCCATTGCATACTCTGGTGCCATGTAGCCACTGTAGACGATGACCAAATTCAAACAATGATTAGAAGCATTATAAGTAACAAAGGGAATAAGGACCTTAGATTCACTCACATGTGATGATGTGGCAAGAGCATCTTGCCACTCATGGGGTGAATCAGACTATTTCAATAACCTGGTTTGGAAATCAAATATGTACAATCAGTTGGTGTGTTACACATTAATGCTGAATCAGACATGTACAATCAGTTCGTGTGTTACACATTAATGTTGAATCACACAGGTAAGATCAACTGTTTTGCATCTTTAATTTCAAAACATGAATCATAGTCATATGAGAGATGAGTCTTGCTATCAAAGCTCATCGGCCATTAAATGCATTTTGAGAAGTACAACATTGCATGACAACTTACTATGTTCCAACTACTCTATTGGTATTGACCTGACTTTGATTTCCACCTAAAAATCGAGCCATCCCGAAGTCAGAAATCTTTGGGTTCATTTCATGGTCTAATAAAACATTACTAGCTTTTAGATCTCTGTGGATGATTCTGAGTCTTGAGTCTTCATGGAGATAAACAAGGCCCTTCGCAATTCCACCTACTATGTTTTGCCGTCTTTCCCAGCTTAATTGAGCACGCTTGATTGGATCTGAAAACAACTTATAAATCGAGTTAGATCATGTTTAGGTTGCATTTCTTAGAATTAAACATTTTTTGTTGTGTATTTTAGAAATGCAAATTAAATAAAAGTCATGTGGAATCCACTACACAACTGCAAATATTTGGGAATacagaaaatcatggatttcatGATGTAATAATTGTAGTTATTATCTACGGTGGAAATTCCCTGGCAATAGAAGCAAGCTGATTGTTATGTAATAAAACTAGGATTTTCGCTTGTATCCAAACAACTCCCCTaattttaaaatcaattttcTACATTTATGATATAAAATTATAGCAAAAGTTTCCAATGTCATACAACCCTCCTCTTTTATACAGGCTTATGACAAGCAATATGGGCACAATATAatgtctattacataggttggaTTAAAATCAATGACTTTAATAATTAGGTAATCATTATGTTATTCTTTGAATCCAAAGTTCCATGTTATTAGTTGACTTTGGCTAGTATATTCTCCTGTTATAGCCATCTATAGTGATCGGAACTAATCATTTGGTAGTTAATGTCACAATTAGGGGCTAAAAGAGATTGCACCATGCAGTCATTTGTGAACAAATGGAGGCTAAGAAAATGACCTAAAGGCCATTTGTTTAAAGTTTAATGACCTTCAAGTCAGTGCTCATTTTGTTGCATACGGTATGAGTCCTGCTGGATGACAGGGATTGCAAGGCATAACAATTTAAATGATATGAGCAACTAGTGATTTTTCAAACACTAGCAGCATTGGGTGAAAATTAGGGCCTCATATCACTTTTTCTAGCTTTGTTTAGCTCTGTTTAAAGTGCAAGTGTGTTGTAgatgtgttgtgtgtgtgtatgtatttgTTTTTGGTGAAATTCAGAAACTAAAGAAGAGAGAGGCTCCAAACCAAAGAGGAAGGCATCGAGGCTTGTGTTTGGCATGTATTCGTAGATGAgcattttctctcctctctcaatGCAGTAATACAAGAGCCTCACAAGGTTCCTATGTTGGAGTTTGGCAATCAATGTGACTTCGTTCTTGAATTCCTCAAGACCCTGACCTGAGCTCCTTGATAACCTTTTAACTGCTATATCCTTCCCATCAGATagcattccctaaaatgatttttgatgTAATGGTTAGTTAATTGGAAAAGCTATATGTCCTACTCTGTTTATGCATAAATCAACTACTCCTAAGTAATTCTGCGTTTTGGATGGCCACCAAGCTTGAATTACAAATGTTCAATTGAGTCAAGAATAACAAAACTAATTACGCTTTCCAGTATACATAATGAGGTGATGGCCATGAAATTGGTGCAATtacttttagggcttgtttggattctgGAAAAACAGAAGAAAGGAAAATTCAACactttttttccatttatatgaCATTTAACTATGTTtggataataaaaataaaaatggattccATGTAGCAATCACTACTTTCCATAGTCAAATTTCCCAACACAAGATACGAGGCAAGCATTAGCTCATAGAAATAAAATTTCCACTTACTATCCAAACAAGATCTCCAAAATTGGAATCCGTGGTTAAATAGGGCCATGGATTTCATGGGAATCCAT
Proteins encoded in this window:
- the LOC131221532 gene encoding cysteine-rich receptor-like protein kinase 10; its protein translation is MQGDQIPELPIINFATIQAATYNFSDENKLGEGGFGPVYKGMLSDGKDIAVKRLSRSSGQGLEEFKNEVTLIAKLQHRNLVRLLYYCIERGEKMLIYEYMPNTSLDAFLFDPIKRAQLSWERRQNIVGGIAKGLVYLHEDSRLRIIHRDLKASNVLLDHEMNPKISDFGMARFLGGNQSQVNTNRVVGTYGYMAPEYAMGGLFSVKSDIYSFGVLLLEIISGKRNRSPHLPEDAQSLLIYAWEMWCNGRAMELIDPLLAESCPTSEVFRWIHIGLLCVQQDAADRPTISFVILMLGSESMKLPQPTQPGFFFARAAVESDKSAASAKICSNNDVTISTLEPR